A single Prochlorococcus marinus XMU1410 DNA region contains:
- a CDS encoding DUF3110 domain-containing protein, protein MNVFVLLYNSGTDKEGIHSIELKGRTIVLMFEDKDDATRYCGLLEAQDFPLPTVEMINIEEIKDFCIKLDYECKLVEKNFVPKTAEDRLLISPPQKNLEVENWEEEKKSTKESIDINTIKENLEKLL, encoded by the coding sequence ATGAACGTATTTGTTCTTTTATATAACTCAGGAACAGATAAGGAAGGAATTCATTCAATCGAACTTAAAGGAAGGACAATCGTTCTTATGTTTGAAGATAAGGATGATGCAACAAGATATTGTGGTCTTCTAGAAGCTCAAGATTTTCCTTTGCCAACGGTTGAGATGATCAACATAGAGGAAATAAAAGATTTCTGTATTAAATTAGATTACGAATGCAAATTAGTAGAAAAAAATTTTGTACCTAAAACCGCAGAAGATAGGTTATTAATTTCACCACCCCAGAAAAACTTAGAAGTTGAAAATTGGGAGGAAGAGAAAAAGAGTACTAAAGAAAGCATTGATATAAACACTATTAAGGAAAACCTTGAAAAGTTGCTTTAG
- a CDS encoding 2Fe-2S iron-sulfur cluster-binding protein, which yields MKKTFTVTIKNKETGKVYQEQVNSDDYILKEFEKKGLKLAFSCRNGCCTSCAVKIKSGTLEQREAMGVSQALKDKGYALLCVAKATSDLNVETTYEDEVYDLQFGKYFGRGNTRVAPPWEFEED from the coding sequence TTGAAAAAGACTTTCACAGTCACGATTAAAAATAAGGAAACCGGAAAGGTCTACCAAGAGCAGGTTAATAGTGATGATTACATACTTAAGGAATTTGAAAAGAAAGGTTTAAAACTTGCATTTTCATGTAGAAATGGTTGCTGTACAAGTTGTGCAGTTAAAATTAAATCTGGCACCTTAGAACAACGCGAAGCCATGGGTGTATCTCAGGCTTTAAAAGATAAAGGATATGCACTTCTTTGTGTCGCTAAAGCAACTTCAGATCTTAATGTAGAAACTACATATGAAGATGAAGTTTACGATTTACAATTTGGAAAATATTTTGGGAGGGGGAATACAAGAGTTGCGCCACCTTGGGAATTTGAGGAAGATTAA
- the dnaK gene encoding molecular chaperone DnaK, translating into MGQIVGIDLGTTNSVVGVIEAGRPIVIANSEGSRTTPSIVGFTKDKEIVIGDQARRQLVLNPKNTFYNLKRFIGSDWDELDENSISVPYNVKANTNGSVRVLSPNTEREYAPEELVSSLIRKLINDAETYLGDTVDSAVITVPAYFNESQRQATKDSAILAGIKVDRILNEPTAAALAYGFEKSSANNVLVFDLGGGTFDVSLLKISNGVFDVKATCGDTQLGGNNFDSKIVDWLAEKFLAKHDIDLRRDRQALQRLTEAAEKAKCELSGLQKTKISLPFITTSNEGPLHIEETLNRKIFELLSQDLLDRLLEPVQIALDDSGWNADDIDEVVLVGGSTRIPMVQQLVKTLVPNDPCQSVNPDEVVAVGAAIQSGIISGDLQDLLLNDVTPLSLGLETIGGLMKVLIPRNTPIPVRQSDVFSTSEANQSSVVVQVRQGERPLASENKSLGKFRLSGIPPAPRGIPQVQVAFDIDANGLLEVSATDRTTGRKQTVTISGGSNLNEQEINSIIEEAKAKANEDRKIRAVIDRKNSALTLIAQAERRLRDASLEFGPYGAERQQRAVELAIQDVEEYIDDDDPQELEISVSSLQEALFGLNRKFASEKKTDNNPLQSIKNTFGSLKDELFSDDYWDDDDPWDNQMNRNYRNSRYGNSRDDDPWDNDYFL; encoded by the coding sequence ATGGGGCAAATAGTTGGAATTGATTTAGGTACTACTAACTCTGTTGTCGGAGTTATAGAAGCCGGTCGTCCAATTGTTATTGCAAATTCTGAGGGATCCAGAACTACACCTTCAATAGTTGGATTTACAAAAGACAAGGAAATAGTAATAGGAGACCAAGCCAGAAGACAACTTGTTTTAAATCCTAAGAATACCTTTTATAACCTTAAACGATTTATTGGTAGTGACTGGGATGAATTAGATGAGAATAGTATTTCTGTTCCTTATAACGTAAAGGCTAATACCAATGGAAGCGTTAGAGTTCTTAGTCCAAATACAGAAAGAGAATATGCACCCGAAGAATTAGTGAGCTCATTGATTAGAAAATTAATTAATGATGCTGAAACTTATCTTGGAGATACTGTTGATTCTGCCGTTATAACTGTCCCTGCTTACTTTAATGAATCTCAAAGGCAAGCTACAAAGGATTCTGCCATATTAGCTGGTATTAAAGTAGATAGAATTCTAAATGAACCTACTGCTGCTGCTCTAGCTTATGGTTTTGAAAAAAGTTCTGCTAATAATGTTTTAGTTTTTGATTTAGGAGGAGGAACATTTGATGTTTCATTATTGAAAATTTCTAATGGTGTATTTGATGTTAAAGCCACTTGTGGTGATACACAGCTAGGGGGTAACAATTTTGATTCAAAAATAGTTGATTGGCTCGCAGAAAAATTTCTAGCTAAACATGATATTGATCTAAGAAGGGATAGACAAGCTTTACAGAGATTAACTGAGGCTGCTGAAAAAGCTAAATGTGAATTGTCAGGTTTGCAAAAAACAAAAATATCTTTACCATTTATCACAACAAGTAATGAGGGACCGTTACATATTGAAGAAACATTAAATAGAAAAATATTTGAGTTATTATCACAAGATTTGCTTGATAGATTATTAGAGCCTGTGCAAATAGCTTTAGATGATTCTGGATGGAATGCAGACGATATTGATGAGGTTGTTCTTGTAGGTGGAAGCACAAGAATCCCGATGGTTCAACAATTAGTAAAGACTCTTGTTCCCAATGATCCTTGTCAATCTGTTAATCCTGATGAAGTAGTAGCAGTTGGAGCTGCGATACAATCTGGAATTATTAGTGGTGATTTACAAGATTTACTTCTAAATGACGTTACTCCCTTATCTTTAGGTTTAGAAACTATTGGTGGTCTTATGAAGGTACTTATTCCGCGTAATACGCCAATACCAGTTAGACAATCTGATGTTTTTAGTACGTCTGAAGCAAATCAATCATCAGTTGTTGTACAAGTACGTCAGGGAGAAAGGCCTTTGGCATCTGAAAATAAATCACTCGGTAAATTTAGACTATCAGGAATACCTCCAGCTCCAAGAGGGATACCTCAAGTCCAGGTAGCATTTGATATTGATGCTAACGGTCTTTTAGAAGTAAGTGCTACTGATAGGACAACTGGAAGAAAGCAAACAGTTACAATCTCTGGAGGTTCTAATTTAAATGAACAAGAAATAAATTCGATAATTGAAGAAGCTAAAGCAAAAGCTAATGAAGATAGAAAGATAAGAGCTGTAATTGATAGAAAAAATAGTGCTTTAACTCTTATTGCTCAAGCTGAGAGAAGACTTAGAGATGCCTCATTAGAATTTGGCCCTTATGGGGCCGAAAGGCAACAACGAGCTGTTGAATTGGCTATTCAAGATGTAGAAGAGTATATAGATGACGATGATCCTCAAGAATTAGAAATATCAGTAAGTTCTCTACAAGAAGCATTATTCGGCTTAAATAGAAAATTTGCTTCTGAAAAGAAAACAGATAATAATCCCTTACAGAGTATTAAAAATACATTTGGATCATTAAAGGATGAACTCTTTTCTGATGATTATTGGGATGATGATGACCCTTGGGATAATCAAATGAATAGAAATTATAGAAATTCGAGGTATGGTAATTCTAGGGACGATGACCCATGGGACAATGACTACTTCCTCTAA
- a CDS encoding DnaJ C-terminal domain-containing protein: MVILGTMTHGTMTTSSKKDYLSILGLSPDFDDKELKKAFRREARKWHPDLNKNDLNAEERFKLINEAYEYLRDPNVRKNSSDEKNQDDKENNNFEKGFPDFQDYLDSLFGYEYSPKNYEEYDDESFDDESININNDEFNNHDYPTTSPDEPPPVKLHQDIETIIELTPDEALNGASILIELEDETVVEVDTPPFAGDGWRLRLENIARGGKDHYLQLKVQTESGLRIDGLRVLYKLELFPHDALLGCAVEVPTLDGNVTLQVPPKSSTGRMLRLKGRGLTFEDNVGDQYVEILVVIPADINDEEIALYTRLQELSLSDS; encoded by the coding sequence ATGGTAATTCTAGGGACGATGACCCATGGGACAATGACTACTTCCTCTAAAAAAGACTATTTGTCGATTTTGGGTTTATCCCCTGATTTCGATGATAAAGAACTTAAAAAGGCCTTTCGAAGAGAAGCAAGAAAATGGCATCCAGATTTAAATAAAAATGATCTTAATGCAGAAGAAAGATTTAAATTAATTAACGAAGCATACGAATATCTACGTGATCCAAATGTAAGAAAAAATAGTTCGGATGAAAAAAACCAGGATGATAAAGAAAATAATAATTTCGAGAAAGGTTTTCCTGACTTTCAAGATTATCTTGATTCATTATTTGGATATGAGTATTCACCAAAGAATTACGAGGAATATGATGATGAATCATTTGACGATGAATCGATAAATATAAATAATGACGAATTTAATAATCATGATTATCCTACAACCTCTCCAGATGAGCCACCTCCAGTAAAACTCCACCAAGATATCGAGACAATTATAGAATTAACTCCTGATGAGGCCTTAAATGGAGCTTCAATTTTAATTGAGCTTGAAGATGAAACTGTAGTAGAAGTTGATACACCGCCTTTCGCTGGAGATGGATGGCGATTAAGACTTGAAAATATTGCAAGAGGAGGTAAAGATCATTATCTACAGTTAAAAGTTCAAACGGAAAGTGGTCTAAGAATTGATGGTTTAAGAGTTCTGTATAAATTAGAGTTATTTCCTCATGATGCTCTTCTTGGTTGTGCAGTAGAGGTTCCTACCCTTGATGGAAATGTCACACTTCAAGTACCACCAAAATCATCTACGGGAAGAATGTTACGTTTGAAAGGGAGGGGCTTAACTTTCGAAGATAATGTAGGTGATCAATATGTTGAAATCCTGGTAGTGATACCTGCTGATATTAATGATGAAGAAATTGCTTTATATACAAGATTACAAGAATTATCACTTTCTGATTCTTAA
- a CDS encoding peptidylprolyl isomerase — translation MTTALFETEVGNINIEFFSDDAPNTVKNFTSLISDGFYDGLAFHRVIPGFMAQGGCPNTRDGASGMPGTGGPGYNIKCEINTNKHLKGSLSMAHAGKDTGGSQFFIVYEPQPHLDGVHTVFGKTDDMDVVLKLTNGSKILKATLK, via the coding sequence ATGACAACTGCATTATTTGAAACAGAAGTTGGGAACATTAATATTGAATTTTTCTCTGACGATGCACCTAATACAGTTAAAAACTTCACGAGCTTAATTAGTGATGGTTTTTATGATGGTCTAGCATTTCACAGAGTTATTCCTGGATTTATGGCTCAGGGTGGATGTCCAAATACACGTGATGGAGCATCAGGTATGCCTGGAACTGGTGGCCCTGGATATAATATAAAATGTGAAATTAATACCAATAAACATCTAAAGGGCTCACTTTCTATGGCTCATGCAGGAAAGGATACAGGTGGAAGTCAGTTTTTCATAGTTTATGAACCACAGCCCCATCTCGATGGAGTTCATACAGTTTTTGGTAAGACTGATGATATGGATGTAGTGCTAAAGCTTACTAATGGGTCAAAAATTTTAAAGGCAACTTTAAAGTAG